The following coding sequences are from one Lycium ferocissimum isolate CSIRO_LF1 chromosome 3, AGI_CSIRO_Lferr_CH_V1, whole genome shotgun sequence window:
- the LOC132050992 gene encoding uncharacterized protein LOC132050992, with the protein MAKLMRLVDDVIAFVTLLSLFLLIVTPIALGIEDSYDSDVFLDDIEGNYNEDLYDSSLYSIPDDSKPALSPEPYPGFQIEVEKCLEKISDDCGWIIFSRIVGSGYDVDLDGCCSQLLTLGRKCHNTILESTLANPEMKGANKTLMWENSDQLWKECAASAPV; encoded by the coding sequence ATGGCAAAGCTGATGAGACTTGTAGACGATGTTATTGCATTTGTCACATTACTTTCCTTATTTCTTCTTATTGTCACACCAATAGCACTAGGAATCGAAGATTCATATGATTCGGACGTTTTCTTAGACGATATTGAGGGAAATTACAACGAAGATTTATATGATTcttcactatattcaattccTGATGACTCTAAGCCAGCGTTGTCACCTGAGCCATACCCTGGATTTCAAATAGAGGTAGAGAAATGCTTGGAAAAGATTTCGGACGATTGTGGATGGATCATCTTCAGCAGGATCGTCGGTAGTGGATATGACGTCGATTTGGATGGGTGCTGCAGCCAGCTTTTGACATTGGGAAGGAAATGCCACAACACAATTCTGGAGTCTACACTTGCCAATCCTGAGATGAAGGGAGCCAACAAAACTTTGATGTGGGAAAATAGTGACCAGCTTTGGAAGGAATGTGCTGCTTCTGCTCCCGTTTAA